The Diabrotica virgifera virgifera chromosome 10, PGI_DIABVI_V3a genome has a window encoding:
- the LOC126878484 gene encoding uncharacterized protein LOC126878484 isoform X1 translates to MSAKVIDEISTEMVKKIETPLIHRPLPASGVGVLKIKEEILSDEDFNYRKNYNAQIPDDHPLHRDDLIWARYIDQVTWSYWMDIKTTLWNDIAVYHYYELNYLV, encoded by the exons ATGAGTGCTAAAGTGATCGATGAAATTTCCACTGAAATGGTGAAGAAGATTGAAACA ccCTTAATCCATCGACCATTACCAGCTTCTGGTGTGGGTGTACTTAAAATTAAAGAAGAGATTTTGTCCGATGAAGATTTTAATTATAGAAAAAATTACAATGCCCAAATACCAGATGACCATCCACTACACAGAGACGACTTAATTTGGGCCCGGTACATTGATCAGGTGACGTGGTCGTATTGGATGGATATTAAAACAACCTTATGGAACGACATAGCTGTGTATCACTATTATGaattaaactatcttgtataa
- the LOC126878484 gene encoding uncharacterized protein LOC126878484 isoform X2: MKLCLIHKKPLIHRPLPASGVGVLKIKEEILSDEDFNYRKNYNAQIPDDHPLHRDDLIWARYIDQVTWSYWMDIKTTLWNDIAVYHYYELNYLV; encoded by the exons ATGAAACTATGCCTGATTCATAAAAAG ccCTTAATCCATCGACCATTACCAGCTTCTGGTGTGGGTGTACTTAAAATTAAAGAAGAGATTTTGTCCGATGAAGATTTTAATTATAGAAAAAATTACAATGCCCAAATACCAGATGACCATCCACTACACAGAGACGACTTAATTTGGGCCCGGTACATTGATCAGGTGACGTGGTCGTATTGGATGGATATTAAAACAACCTTATGGAACGACATAGCTGTGTATCACTATTATGaattaaactatcttgtataa